Genomic DNA from Triticum dicoccoides isolate Atlit2015 ecotype Zavitan chromosome 4B, WEW_v2.0, whole genome shotgun sequence:
TTTTCTTGGCCCACTTAATCATTCTTCTCACAAACTTTTGCTTGGGGTGGGGTGTGACTGGGAAGATGCCCTCTTTATTTCGCCGGATGACTCCCAAGACACCAACTTTTTTGGTTCGGTGGTGTTCTTGGGGGTGCCAACGgatggagatgctctaagaaacACTTGCTTCTACTAATTTGGGGTTGGGCGcacataagggcatgtacaatggttgataagatagtcttatcttaagtcttgtgtgtaatttagagatgacaaataaaaatgtctacaatgggtcatctcttagccttatctttaataactagttattcctaaaaatgtggtgagacatattatgctaagagatcatctcttgtcttctcttaaataagagaagacaagccttttcttatgatttttttctccttcACCTTATCATTATTCTACTAAGATTGAACCATTGTATATGCCCTAATGAGCTGGCCGACTCGGGGCACTCCCTATAAGTGGCATGTAGGAGGCCACACATATAAAATGGTGATCCTCCCAACCACGACGCCCCCTTCTTCGGATGGCACGGCTCCTCTACCGTGCCTTTGAGCACCGCACGGCTGCCGTGTCTTCTTCGAACGCTCGCGGGCGCATTAACATGGGCCAGGAACTTACCAGAAACTAATCAGCCCAGCCCAGTCGTTAGTTGGACACACGTCTGGATTGATTAACTGTCTAAAAAAATAGGAGGGTGAAGGGTAATAGGTTTTGTGCGCTTAAGTttgatatgatgaaagcatatgatcgCTTGGAGTGGCCATATCTGAAAGCGGTTATGATCAAATTGGGTTTCAGCCCCAGATTCACGAAGACTATTATGAGGTGTGTGACTTCGGTTTTTTGAGGCTAACAAGGCGTCTGCTACACGTGTTAATGGGCTCCTTAGAGCTTATTGTGATGCATCCGGTCAGAGGATAAATATGGACAAATCTTCGAGTTTATTCAGCAAGGGGGTAGCAGACTTGGCAAAGGTTGCGATCAAGAATATCCTCGACGTACACAATGAGTCGCTTAATGAGAAATATTTGGGATTGCCTTTAGATGTAGGCAGAGCAAAAGAAGGATCTTTCAAATACTAAAAAGACAGAATCTGGAAACAGGTTCAAGATTGGATGGAGAAGTGTCTGTCAGCTGGAGGGAAAGAGGTCCTTATCAAATCTGTAGCCCAAGCCATCCCAACATATTCGATAGCATGTTTTAAACTACCTCGGGGTTTATGCGAGCACATCAACAGTTTGATCCGGAAATTCTGGTGGGGGAGTAAAAACGGCAAAAGGAGGATAGCATGGGTGTCGTGGAGAACGATGTCAAAACCGAAGTTTATGGGTGGCCTGGGTTTTCGAGATatcgagttgttcaacttggctctACTTGCCCGTCAAGCTTGGAGGTTAATGCATCAACCGGAATCCCTGAGTGCTCGAGTTCTTAAAGCTTGGTACTACCCAAATACAGATTTGTTGAATGCCACATTGGGAAATGCCCCTTCCCAGGTTTAGCGTTCTCTTTTGGAGGGGCCGGACATTCTGTCCTTGGGGCTTACCAAGAGAATCGGCACCGGCGCAAGCACTAATGTTTGGCACGATAACTGGCTGCCGAGGGACTATAAGTTGAGGCCCATTTGTGCCCGTTCAATGAACCCTCCGATGATGGTATCGGACCTTATTAATCCTGTCACCCGGTCATGGAACAAGCAAGCCCTAACTAATCATTTCATCCCTGCTGATGTTGAGGTCATTCTCAATATACCACTCATCACCAGGCAACAGGAGGACTTCTGGGCTTGGCATTACGATAAGCGAGGTATCTTTTCGGTAAGGTCAGCATACATATTGATTTGTGCTATCAAAACACAAAGAGAAGATTGGCTTGAACATCGACCAGGCCATTCTAATATTATTGCTGACCAAAACTCATGGACCCAGCTGTGGAAGGTGAAGGTTCCTTCAAAAATTCGCGTTTTTGTGTGGCGTTTGGCGCATACATCAATCCCAACAGGCTTGGTTAGACATGAAAGGCATATGGCAGATTCTCCATCTGGCTCTATCTGTGGAGCAGAGGAGGACACTTGGCGCCATTCGCTACTAAGTTGCCGCATGGCAAGATGTGTTTGGGCTTTGGAGGACGATGAGTTGCTCGAGCATGTGATCTCAAACCAAAACGAAGATGCAAGGCTTTGGCTGTTCTGGTTTTTTGAGACAACAAATCAACAAGACCTAGCTCGAATTTTAGTGACCATGTGGGCGATATGGTGGGCCAAGAGGAAGGCTATCCATGAGAATGAATATCAGAGCCCGCTTTCCACCATGAGCTTCATAAAGAGATTTTTGGAGGAGCTAGACATAGCTAACTCGCACAGACCCAGGGCAAATGAAGCACGAGCGGTCCGGCCGAGTGCAAAAGTGTGGCTACTGCCTCCGGGCGAGGCTGCAAAATTTAACTGTGATGGGGGAATGTCAACGTTAGGAGACAAGGGTGCAGCGGGAGTAGTATGCCGTGACAAATTTGGGAAATTCTTGGGTGCTTCAGCGATGGTTTTTGACGGCCTCACTGACCCGGCTAGTCTGGAGGCACAAGCGTGCAGCGAGGCACTAGCCCTAGCCCCGGATTTGAATTTGCAAGATCTTGCCATTGCCTCGGATTGTGCAGAAGTGATTTCAAACATCAAATATGCAGGCTCTCCCTCTTATGCTCCTATCTTTAGAGAGATTCAAACTAGTAGCAATAATTTTTCTTCTGATGAGTTCCGTTTCGAGAGTAGAGACAATAATTTTGAGGCTCACTCGCTAGCTAAGGGAGCTGCGTCTCTCGCGGTGGACCGCCATGTATGGCTAGGGGTTTTGCCAGAGATTCCTTGTATTCCGGATGTCGTGAACTTTGAATAAAATTCCTAGTTACCCTAAAGAAATGTCTAAAAAAACCGTTACCTTCAAAAAAAGTCTAAAAAAACAGTTTAGTTTTCTCAACAGCTAGGCATACGCTTCTTGGCTACTGTGTAATTTTCGCCCTAAAAAAACTACTCCATCCCATTCATattatttgtctagatacagacgaTAAATCTAAGACAACTAATATGGATCAGTAGTAGTAGTTACTTTTAGTGGAACACTAAAATAATTAACTATAATTAATATATAACCAACACTGTAAAACAAAAGGCGAGCGATAGGCGCCAGTGCGCCGGCCGAAATTTCGACTGGTCGCGCCGCGAACGTCCAATCTGGCAACGAACACCCATTGATTTCTTCTTCCTATCCAAAACGACTAGCGATACGCACACGCACAACCTCCAGCTCGCGCTGTGCACAGCACGGTCACCGCCCTGGCATCTTCCACGTCCGTCGACGCAGCTCGCCGCCCCTCGTCGcagctcgccgtcgccgtcgtcacaCGCCCTTCCAATCTCACCGTCGTTCCCAGCGCCACCCATCTGTCGGATGCAACTCCACTGAAAGTCTAATGGAGCTTGCGGCCAAATCCGGTTCGAGCAGCTCGCGCACCCATCGAAGCACGGCGTTGCCGCCTCCGGCTCACCTTGTCGTCGATTTTGCAGCACTATGTTCTAGCAAaaagaaaattctaagcaactaaAAAAAAAAAAAGTCAGTTGAAGCAAAATTACAATCAGAATCAGGCCCTCTTTCGAATTCAGTCTTCGAGTTTCCATCTGCCGCGCGACACACCCTTGGCCTTGGCGCAGAGCCGGGCGGACACCGCGGTACCCGCCAATCTTCGGAAGAGACCAATTCTTCGTGAGCCTTCAGCAATCAGCAGCTTCCAAGTTCACGGTGACCAATTCTTCTCGGCCCTCGGCGGATCGACGCGGGAGCCATGGGGGTGAGTTCATTCTCCTCTTTTCTTTTCCTTGCCGGATCCTTTGTTTTCAGAGGGGGCCCTGTTCCTAGATCTTATCCAAGTTGTAAATCTGCACTTCACATCAAAATTGCATTACTTTTATGACTCTAAAAATTGCATCTTTGCAACTGTGTAGAAATTGTTCTTTTTTTTCCACTAGTCTGAAATCAACTCTTATCGATGTCCATGCCAAGTGCAGAAAGGCAATAAAGATGACAGGCTCAGCGCGTTGCCGGATGACATTCTGGTCAACATTCTTGACCGGCTCAATGTGCGCGACGCTGCAAGAACCAGCGTCCTCTCAAGACGGTGGAGTCAGCTCTGCGCCAAGCTCTCTCGGCTTATAATAAGTGCTCTGGACTTCCTGCCCAAGGATGTGTCACGCAGCAGTGCCAACATCTCTGACGATGAATTGGTTCGGATCAATGCAGCCGTGGTTCAGGCAACAAAGAGCGTGCTGGCGCGCAGAAGTCCGGGTGAACACACCATCGGCCTTCTGTCCATGACGTTCCACTTGATAGATGATATCCCCATATCCGCCATCGGGCACGCCGTTGGTCATGCCATGGCGACGCACCTAGTCAAGAATGCCAAATTTTGTGTTAGGACAAGGAAGGATGATGATGAAGAACTGGTCATCTGGGCGAGACGATTCATGTTGTTCTTTCATGCTTCTCAAGTTGCGTTTGGTGGTCTCACTAGTCTCAACATAGGAAATTTGAGATTTGGTGAATCAGACATATCCAGCATCCTCACCACTTGCAAGCGGCTGAAGCGTATGCACTTGTACAATTGTGACTCGGGTGATTCTAGCACCCTGCAAGTTGAACACGCTAATCTCAGTGAGCTCTGTATCGTATATTGTGGTCTCGAGCAAGTTAAGCTGAACTGGCTCCCTCAGCTCACAAGCATAGTCTTTGACGGTTGGATAGATTTCCAAGATCCACTGGTTCTTGGTCATGTTCCATTGCTCGAGTCTGTAAGCCTCACAAATGTTGCCCTTAGTTTCAACAAGATGGTCAAGTTAAGTAGGTTTCTTGGCAGTGCCTCTCCACGAGTTCTGAAGTTGGGGTTTAGGTCCGAAAAGGTAAGTCAAGATTGTTGCTTTCCTAGCTGTGGCTTCACTTCTTCTCTGCTCTGCTCATCTTATCATGTGTATATTCTTTGCAGATTTGGGTGCAGCCAGAATGTCCAACGCAAGATCTGGCATCTGTGTTCCGCCAACTAAGGTTTGTGAACCTTGTTAAACTTCCTGAAGGGTATGATCTCACCTGGACAATGTTTATTCTTGAAGCTGCACCCTTACTGAAGGAGTTGTACATGACAGTATGTGTTTTCCTAAAGTTCTCTTTTAGCCACATGTGCTTAATATTAGTTTTTTCAAGGTTTTCTCACTAGGTATATATGTCTGAAGACAGTTTATTTCTATGTTTGTCCTATTGCTGACATGCAGGTCTGGGATGATTTGTGTTCAATGGAAATGGATGAGGAGAAGAGAAAAAAACAATTGTATAGTGAGAACAAGGGTGTAGAGTGGGGCTTGGCCGCAGCTGATTTCCATCACCACAGTTTGGTCACACTAGTCATCTTTGGCTTTGAATCTGAAGATTATGCTGTTGATTATGTCAGATGTGTCATGGTGGCGGCGGTCAATCTAGAGGATGTGTTCCTCTATAGTAGGTTGGAGTTGGAGTGCGGCAACTGCCAGGACAAGAAGCCCACCAGGTTCGCCTGGACTAAAAGGCAGAAGATTTCACTGAAGAAGAGAATCACCGCGGGGATTGAGTCGTTTGCCATAATCCACTCCAACAAGACGATACGGGCTGACCATAAAGCAAAAATGCTTTACCCAAAGTGCACACACCTTGACACAACAAGTGGTTGATTTAACAGTCAACTGTTTTATCACTATCAACAGTGGTTGCTTTGAACTTTTTGGAAGTGTTTGTTAGTACTTTGGTTATTAGCGGTTCTCATTTTATTTTGGCCGTCTGAACTGTATTATCTGTTGTGTTATGATGAAAGGATGATGAGTACTGAATGATTGAATCATTATAAAGTTGGAGGAAACATTTTGGCCATGAATGTGTTATTGGTAGTTTCAAAGCAAgaaacatgaatagcatgactcatCTTGCTAAACTACTGTATTTACAATAAAAGTGCAGACTGGGAGCAGCACCAGCCCAACCTCTGCAAACATGGAAGCAGAACAAATATAACTGTTGGGTATTAAAAAAATATAGAAGAAAAACATGCAATTATAGGTCACTGTTGAACACCATGCTATTTCTCCCATGTGTGATTCTTGAATTTCGTCTGCACGATGCACCACACTATGGCACTAATAGTTTGTGATCTTGTGTACAACGGTTCGTTTTCACCGATCAAGTTAGAAGCATTGCCTCTCTAAACTCACGAGCCGGCATCAATCAGAATATCAGATGAGAGTGACCTTTGTAAAAGTACTCtataattattattttttatgagATAAAGTAGTCTTTAATTATCCTTTAAGTAGTCTTTAATCATAGAAAAAATATCTTTGATAGATTCTAGTTAGGATGCAATCAGGCAAATAAAATCAACCAAAAAAATACGATATAACATTCTGAACATTTTGCCTCTTACAGCATCCCCATTTTGCGAAATAACCAAATGCCAAATTTACATTTGAAACATTTATCTCGGGTGCTCAATATTGGCCACAACAATCCAAAATGAAAAAACAATGGGAGCAATATCACCTTCTTTGTGCCAAAATTTACTGATTCCCACCCTTTGGTCTTTGTGCCATGGCACATACATCCCCCCAGTATCCTTATGGCCATGCACCGGAAGAATAGTAACTACAAACAACAAGCTTGTAGTACAAGAATGTACACTCTAAATAGCATTTTGATCTTTGAGATATACGGTTTTTCCTGGATGTCCCAACTATGCCTAGCTTATACCACTAGGAACTATGCACTGCTCGATAAGCAGGTTCAATTACGTTAGGATGAACACATAGGATCCTTGCAACAATAGAAAGTGTGCACCTGCAACTCAATTATACCCGTAACATAAAAAGTTAGCATTCATTCAAGTTAGGAGACACATACTTAAACAAAATAAACTAATTGCCTCTTTAGGTTATATTAAAAAATCTAACATGTCCCTTAACTGAAATATTCAGATAAGTCAATCCAATAGTTAATTGAGCATTCGGGCCTACTAAGAAGGTATGTTCACATATTTTAGAAAAAGCTATGAATATCTTTTTACGCTGAATATAAGAATGCCAAGGTACAATATGTTACCACTAATATAAAGTGAAATAGAAATATTGCAATAGCTCTTCCTCGGCGGTGCGGCCAGATTGTACCTATGAGATGGCACGATGAGGTCCTCCATTGCTGACCAGCCGAGCAACTAAAATCACACAAAATTGCCCTGCATGTTGTGTGAAAGAAAAACAGTTCATAAGCGTATGTAATCCTCTATTTGGAAGTTTGAAGCCCTTTGctttaaaggaagcaacaacaaaaAATTTGTATTGTCTCTGTTGCAAATTAGTCAATTATCATGtggtaccatcctgttatatccaaGATAAATTTATACCTTACATCTACATGAGCCAATTTCCCTTGGTTGCCTGATTCTGTCACTTTTTGCTTGACAGATTCATGGTGCTGTATGGCTATCGCAGAGTTGTGTTAGATATTCGATGAAACGGCAGTGCAGAAGATGCCGATTATGATAACAGAAGCTACGCAATGCAATTCAGCATCATCATCCCCATATGGCTGCATGTGTACAACAGTTCGTTTTCACCCATCAAGTTAGAAGCATTGCCTCTCTAAACTCACGAGCCGGCATCAATCAGAATATCAGATGAGAGCGACCTTTGTAAAAGTACTCTTTAGTTATTATTTGTTGAGACTAAGTAGTctttaattagattttttttgtttgagAAATAGTAGTCTTTAATTAGATTAGAGAGATTTGGGAGAGAGAAATAGTCGCGCCCTGGGCCAAGTTCGGACCTAGGTGGGCTATTGATTTGCACGCGAGGGCCCAGCTGCCCAACCAAGGCCTGCAATCCCCCACATGGCTGCTGATTCAGGAAGCCGCACGCACAACCCGACCCGAGACCTAAATCGCCGCCACAGTTCCCCGCTACTGCGGCGACCGCCCTTCTCCTCCTTCGCCGCCACAGTACGCTGCATCGGAGGGGAAGATCGCCGCGCCAGCGCCAGCGCCAGCATCCCCCACTCTCGGCAGGTGTGTGCTAGTCTAGTCTGTCTCCACCTCAACGAATTTGCTTCGCCTGATAGCGATTAGGCTGCAATGGGTACGTAGATGATTAATTTTGAAGCCCAGCTATCTGACTCGTCAGTAATAACAGGCCGAAAGCCCAGAAACCCAGCAGCACTGCAGCAGCAGTCTGCTTCAACGGTCAGGTTGTTGTTCTCTTTTTATCATCGTCTCGGACAAGGCAGAAGACACAAGGAGGCGATCCAAGGCATATATAGCAGGCTCCATAGGCAAGGATGGTGAGTTTAGTTCATCTCCCAGTTCAGTTCCTGTGTATACTATCTAGGTTGTTTCTAAGGTCCTTTTACTGTGGTTGTTTCTAAGGCATTTCACTGCTTTATAAAGTTGATTGATGATCACCAAACACCTTTCACCTTTTTAATCTCATGAACCTTGTACGCCTTGCATCTTTATTTTGCATGGCTTAAATAATAATGTCCATTATTTAGGATGAGCAAGATGATAAAAGTACAAAGGCTGAGCTGAAACTATGTGGTGACATAGCTGTTAAGAGGAAGAATTACCGTGGCGCATCAGCATTCTACAGCGAGGTTAGTAATGATGCGAAATAAATTGTGCGCGAGAGGAATACTCAATCTTGTCGCATTACTTGTTGACCTGATGTATATGGTTGTTTAATCTATATATCTCTTTTGTGTTATTTCCTATAACTGCCGTTGCTAACAAAAATAAGGTGGGAAGTAAAAAAACAGTAGTATTTGTTTGTTTGGATTTATGCTACTTAAAAATATGCATGCGCGCAAAACTTTTTTCACCTTTCCTGTAATAAACATACAAGGAAAGATTCTGCTTATGTTGTACAGAGGGAGTTTGATATTGTTGACAGGACTTCCACCATTTGAATTATTTCAGTTGATAATCTGTCCAACTATAAGCCAAGTATCTATCTGTACTgccactccggacgaatttgagaTGTGTTGCATATATTGGTGTTGTCTGTAAACCTTTGACGTCCATTAAGGCATTAGCTCCAGCAGTCATAGGTCCAGAGGTTTGAGAAATTTCGGTTCTCAGGTTCATACTGATACCAACTTGAAGCATCACTAAATAAACCTTTTTGTCATTGCTCATGTACTTGGAATCAGTATTGTCTTGTTAACCTTTTTGTCATTGATGATGTACTTGGAATCAGTATTGTCTTGTTAACCCTGTATGTTATTGCTGATATGCAGGCAATTGAGCTGGACGCTAGTGATGCGACGCTGTACGCAAACAGGAGCCTTTGCTACCTGCAAATGGCTGAAGCAGATAAGGCACTGCGTGATGCTAATACCTGCATAAAACTGCGGCCGGAATGGTTAAAAGGTTACTACAGGAAAGGAGCTGCTCTCATGTCGCTCAAGGTGAGAATCCTAGCTAGTTTTCCTGACCTGCACCTGTGTGTGTGCGCATCACCACCTCCGCCCATATAATTCTGCCTAGCTGTCCATGTTTACAGGAGTACAAAGAAGCACGTGATGCGTTCGAGGCCGGACTGAAACTGGACCCTGCAAACACCGAGATGGAGAAAGTATTCCAGTAAGCACCTAAATTATGTTTCAGCCTTTTCTTctaataaaaagaaggaaactccAACTCCTCCGTTGTTTCTTGAATTGAGATGCTTGTGTTTGTGAGGGTAATTTACATTTGATGCCTAGATTGAAGGGCTGAAAACGGTTTCTTCTTCCTGGTTGCAGGGAGGcagttgaggcgatgaaaaaggatGACTTGGCCAGAAAAACAGAAAATGCTTCAAGCCGTCCAGCTAGAGAAAAACAGGCACGCAAGGGGCGCGGCCGCAACACCCGCTGAGCTGCTGCAACAACGTACGTGGGCGATTGTACTAAGCCAGCCACCGCTTGCATCCCTATGGGAGTTCACTGAATTTCCCGTTTTGTACACAATATTTAGGAAGCGTACACTGTAGCTGTGAGATTGGTTTTTGAATCGCGCCGTTTACAGCTTGGTTCTGTTTCATATTCACCAAAAATGTATGTAACTTGGTTCAGTTTTATCACCAAAATTGGAGCTATCTGTCAACCTAGCTATCACCAAATTTATGTATGATCTTACGGTTCATGATGTTGTGCTGGAGCTCTCAGAAATCAGAATTTCGTTTGTACGATGATGCATCACACTATGACACTGTCAGATTGTAATCTTGTGTATAACAGTTCCTTTTCACTGACCAAGTTAGAAGCATTGCCTCTCTAAACTCACAAGCCCGGTATCAATCAGAATATCagatggcactacaaaaaaaagacctcACTATCCGTGTCCAGCTCCTTGTCGACGTCGAGGTCGGAGCACGAGTGGCTGCCGGAGCTCGACATCGCGCTGGATTCTATCGGAATCGGAGAGGGAAGAAGAGGGGACGGAGCGAGAGAGGATGGTGGAGTGAGCTAGGGTTCGGAGAGGGGACGATTGGGATTTTTTGTGGGGACGACGTGGGGTCGGTGATGCGCCGGGTTGACATGGAGGATGCGCCCGGGCTGCCCAATATTTGGGCTAGATATGAGGGGCGCCGGATAGCCCGAGCGTTTGGTTGGTGGGGTGGAATGGAGTGGAATGACTAGGGTTTGGTCCATGGAGATACGATGTGGCGAACACGCCGGTTAGTCCGGGCGTTTGACCGGTTTGAGGCGCCTGTCTGGGTCTGTTTTTTGATCGGTTCCTGACCGGGCCGTCCGTCCGGACGTAAAGGGGGATTAGGGCGCCCAGCCGTAGATGCTCTTGGTACTCCCTTTGTTTTTCTATAAATATAAAACATTTTGTTTCTAATTTTCACATTTCCTATTCCTTTTGATTTGAAAATTGTGTAAACGTTTTGCACAGGACGTATAAAGGCTGTCCGCACGAGTGGTCCTCTGCATTTTGTGTCTTTGGAGCGACTTTTCAGTATTCAGCGCCGATTTTTCTCCTTCCCAAACCCCCCACAACTCTCGACtctccgaggcggcggcggcgaagcgacGGCGGTTCGAGGCGGCGGCAAGGCGGCAGGGCCCGTCGCCGGCGGCAATGGAGTGCGCAGACTTTAGAGTCGCGCTCGGCTTCGAGAGAGCCCTTCGACGCGACCGTCCGTACGGCGGGTACCCGCGCCTCCCGACCGAGGGCTCGCCGCAGATGGCCTTCTTCGACGCGGCCTTCCAGGGCGACCTTCCCCGCCTCAGGGGTGAGCGACCTCTCCCTCGATCCAATCCGTTAAGCATCCCTCCCTCCAATGCGGCCTCGCGTCTGCTAGGGTNNNNNNNNNNNNNNNNNNNNNNNNNNNNNNNNNNNNNNNNNNNNNNNNNNNNNNNNNNNNNNNNNNNNNNNNNNNNNNNNNNNNNNNNNNNNNNNNGATGGCGTGCGTCCGGCCCTTTCGCTTTGCAATGTAGCGCCGCCGGCCATGTCTCTCACCTCAGATGTCTCGGTGTTGTTCTGAAGAGCTGGCGAGAGGCAGGGACGCGGAGGGGAAGGCCTGGCTTGCCGATGTGTGCCTCGTGGGCGCGGGCCCGATGCAGACGGCGGCACGCCTGGGGAAACTGGATGCCGTCAGGTGCATGGTGGAGGAGCTGGGCTTCGATGTCAATGCTGGCAGCCAAGCCGGTATGCGCGCGCTTTCTCTGTGCCGATTGATTCCGTGTTCTTGCTACGGTTATGCTCAATTTCGCAATGTTGCTACTGTGCGCGATCTTTCAGTCTCTGTATATTTCAGTAAATTCATTCACCGCATCAGTTTTAGATACTCTAAGAAGCACTAGTTACTTGTCTTTGATTTTATTGGCAGGTGTGAC
This window encodes:
- the LOC119293218 gene encoding protein STIP1 homolog, with the translated sequence MDEQDDKSTKAELKLCGDIAVKRKNYRGASAFYSEAIELDASDATLYANRSLCYLQMAEADKALRDANTCIKLRPEWLKGYYRKGAALMSLKEYKEARDAFEAGLKLDPANTEMEKVFQEAVEAMKKDDLARKTENASSRPAREKQARKGRGRNTR
- the LOC119293216 gene encoding putative F-box/FBD/LRR-repeat protein At3g49030 encodes the protein MGKGNKDDRLSALPDDILVNILDRLNVRDAARTSVLSRRWSQLCAKLSRLIISALDFLPKDVSRSSANISDDELVRINAAVVQATKSVLARRSPGEHTIGLLSMTFHLIDDIPISAIGHAVGHAMATHLVKNAKFCVRTRKDDDEELVIWARRFMLFFHASQVAFGGLTSLNIGNLRFGESDISSILTTCKRLKRMHLYNCDSGDSSTLQVEHANLSELCIVYCGLEQVKLNWLPQLTSIVFDGWIDFQDPLVLGHVPLLESVSLTNVALSFNKMVKLSRFLGSASPRVLKLGFRSEKIWVQPECPTQDLASVFRQLRFVNLVKLPEGYDLTWTMFILEAAPLLKELYMTVWDDLCSMEMDEEKRKKQLYSENKGVEWGLAAADFHHHSLVTLVIFGFESEDYAVDYVRCVMVAAVNLEDVFLYSRLELECGNCQDKKPTRFAWTKRQKISLKKRITAGIESFAIIHSNKTIRADHKAKMLYPKCTHLDTTSG